A region of Streptomyces sp. NBC_01267 DNA encodes the following proteins:
- a CDS encoding dihydrodipicolinate synthase family protein — MPLTAPLRGVVPPVCTPLDATGEVDTASLSRLVEHLIGGGVHGLFALGSTSEVAYLTDTQRRTALDTVVRTAAGRVPVLAGVIDTTTPRVIDHARVAAEAGADAIVATAPFYTRTHPKEIAGHFRRIRSSVDLPLFAYDLPVSVHTKLSASLVHALAEDGTLAGLKDSSGDEGGLRRLIVEFGGRDGRAEGPAPRFSILTGSELTVDAALLAGADGVVPGIGNVDPAAYVRLYEAARAGDWALAAKEQERLVELFALVDAGPDADMGRSSSALGAFKGALKLLGVIDCGDTAFPQIQLDTRSLALVDQRLRAAGLTPVR, encoded by the coding sequence ATGCCGCTGACCGCCCCCCTCCGCGGGGTCGTACCGCCCGTCTGTACCCCGCTCGACGCCACCGGGGAGGTCGACACCGCGTCGCTCTCCCGTCTGGTCGAGCACCTGATCGGCGGAGGTGTGCACGGTCTGTTCGCCCTGGGATCGACCAGCGAGGTCGCCTACCTCACCGACACACAGCGCAGGACGGCCCTGGACACCGTGGTCCGCACGGCGGCCGGCCGCGTTCCGGTGCTCGCCGGTGTCATCGACACGACGACGCCGCGCGTGATCGACCACGCCCGCGTCGCCGCCGAGGCCGGCGCGGACGCGATCGTCGCCACCGCGCCCTTCTACACGCGCACCCACCCCAAGGAGATCGCCGGGCACTTCCGGCGCATCCGGTCGAGTGTCGACCTGCCGCTGTTCGCGTACGACCTTCCGGTGTCCGTGCACACCAAGCTCTCCGCATCCCTCGTCCACGCGCTCGCCGAGGACGGCACCCTGGCGGGTCTCAAGGACAGCAGCGGCGACGAGGGCGGCCTGCGCCGCCTCATCGTCGAATTCGGTGGCCGCGACGGGCGCGCCGAAGGACCCGCGCCCCGCTTCAGCATCCTCACCGGCTCCGAACTCACCGTGGACGCCGCGCTGCTGGCCGGTGCGGACGGTGTCGTGCCCGGCATCGGCAACGTCGACCCCGCCGCGTACGTGCGCCTGTACGAGGCCGCCCGCGCGGGTGACTGGGCGCTGGCCGCCAAGGAGCAGGAGCGCCTCGTCGAGCTGTTCGCCCTCGTCGACGCGGGTCCGGACGCGGACATGGGACGCAGTTCCTCGGCGCTCGGGGCGTTCAAGGGCGCTCTGAAGCTGCTCGGCGTCATCGACTGCGGCGACACCGCGTTCCCGCAGATCCAGCTCGACACCCGGTCCCTCGCACTCGTCGACCAGCGGCTGCGCGCCGCCGGGCTGACGCCGGTCCGATGA
- a CDS encoding ROK family protein, with the protein MSTRRLPLPGPVIGLDLGGTKIAAALVGPGGTVLARHTRPTPATEGAEAVLDALRDAARTVDDGATAIGVAAAGVIDPRSGMVTSATDSIRGWAGTALGTGLADRTGLPVACDNDVRATAGPELAAVDGDRASLLFAAIGTGVGGALACDGRMLHGAAGIAGHIGHLPSPEAAGLDCTCGGAGHLEVIASGPGITALYERLAGRTADRLQTVAERAAQGEDSAVRAVVTGARAAGRALGGLANAFGPDRVVVGGGVPQIGPLYWDALTDAFTHELMPPLRRLRPTAPLYGHDAAVIGAAVLTTTVPLHRPGVPQ; encoded by the coding sequence ATGAGTACCCGCCGACTGCCCCTGCCGGGCCCGGTGATCGGGCTCGACCTGGGCGGCACGAAGATCGCCGCGGCGCTGGTGGGCCCGGGTGGCACGGTGCTCGCCCGGCACACCCGGCCGACGCCCGCGACCGAGGGCGCCGAAGCCGTGCTCGACGCCTTGCGTGACGCCGCCCGCACCGTCGACGACGGTGCGACGGCGATCGGGGTCGCGGCGGCCGGTGTCATCGATCCGCGTTCGGGCATGGTCACCAGCGCGACGGACTCGATCCGCGGCTGGGCGGGCACCGCCCTGGGCACCGGCCTGGCGGACCGCACGGGCCTTCCGGTCGCCTGCGACAACGACGTCCGCGCCACCGCCGGACCGGAACTCGCGGCTGTCGACGGTGACCGTGCTTCCCTGCTGTTCGCCGCCATCGGCACCGGGGTCGGCGGAGCGCTCGCCTGTGACGGGCGCATGCTGCACGGAGCGGCGGGTATCGCCGGGCACATCGGGCATCTGCCGAGCCCGGAGGCCGCTGGCCTCGACTGCACCTGCGGCGGCGCGGGGCACCTGGAGGTCATCGCCTCCGGACCCGGCATCACCGCCCTGTACGAGCGTCTCGCGGGCCGCACCGCCGACCGGCTGCAGACCGTCGCCGAGCGGGCCGCACAAGGCGAGGACAGCGCGGTCCGCGCCGTCGTCACCGGCGCGCGGGCCGCGGGCCGCGCCCTCGGCGGGCTCGCCAACGCCTTCGGCCCGGACCGGGTCGTGGTCGGTGGTGGTGTCCCGCAGATCGGCCCGCTGTACTGGGACGCGCTGACGGACGCCTTCACGCACGAACTCATGCCGCCGCTGCGGCGGCTGCGCCCCACCGCACCGCTGTACGGCCACGACGCCGCCGTGATCGGCGCCGCTGTCCTCACCACCACCGTTCCTCTCCACCGACCGGGAGTACCGCAATGA
- a CDS encoding FadR/GntR family transcriptional regulator: protein MVRSTVSEDIQARIRQLILDRELSPGGLLPAESELTELFGVSRVSVREALKALQALQVVEIRRGSGTYVGSLSLAPLVEGLAFRAAVRHRSGEASLYELMRVREALEVGLIDSVAAAAVPQEDLMDLRGIVAVMEREAAGGRIARSTDRAFHLALYRSFGNHLLSEVLDAFWAAMDQVRGEVGDSHQETAVTLAHHREIVDAIAAADGPRASAAMRTHFDGIRERLAPGSDA from the coding sequence ATGGTCCGCAGTACGGTGTCCGAAGACATCCAGGCCCGGATCCGGCAGCTGATCCTGGACCGTGAGCTGTCGCCCGGCGGCCTCCTGCCCGCCGAGAGTGAACTGACGGAGCTCTTCGGTGTGAGCCGGGTGTCGGTCCGTGAGGCGCTCAAGGCGCTGCAGGCACTGCAGGTCGTGGAGATCCGTCGCGGGTCCGGCACCTATGTCGGCTCGCTGTCCCTGGCACCCCTGGTGGAGGGTCTCGCGTTCCGGGCGGCCGTACGTCACCGCAGCGGGGAAGCGAGCCTGTACGAACTCATGCGGGTACGTGAGGCGTTGGAAGTGGGCCTGATCGACAGTGTCGCGGCGGCGGCGGTGCCGCAGGAGGACCTCATGGACCTGCGCGGGATCGTGGCGGTCATGGAACGCGAGGCGGCGGGCGGGCGGATCGCCCGCTCCACCGACCGGGCCTTCCACCTCGCGCTCTACCGTTCCTTCGGCAACCACCTGCTCAGTGAGGTGCTCGACGCCTTCTGGGCCGCCATGGACCAGGTGCGCGGCGAAGTCGGCGACAGTCACCAGGAGACGGCCGTGACCCTTGCCCACCATCGGGAGATCGTCGACGCGATCGCCGCGGCGGACGGCCCCCGCGCGTCCGCCGCGATGCGCACGCACTTCGACGGCATCAGGGAACGCCTGGCCCCGGGGTCCGACGCCTGA